DNA from Arthrobacter sp. StoSoilB19:
CAGGTGTGAGGGATCTGTTGGACCCAGGCTCGGATCCGGACACGATCCGCGTCATGCTCGAGCGGGCCAGCCTGGCCGCGGCAGGCCGGCGACGGGGGCTGGCTCCGCAAACATCCGAACACGCTGACCATGCAGATGGACGTGTCATTGCAGTGATGTCTCCGAAAGGCGGCGTCGGCAAGACAACGGTGGCTACGAACCTGGCTGTTGGTCTGGGCAAGGGCTCTCCCATGAGCGTCGTCATCGTGGATCTCGACCTTCAGTTTGGCGACGTGGCCAGCGGTCTATTGCTCAAACCCGACTTCACCATTACGGATGCGGTTATGGGGGCGGCAAGTCAGGACTCGATGGTCCTCAAGACATACCTGACTGTGCACCCTGCCGGCATTTACGCCCTCTGTGCTCCCAACTCCCCTGTGGAGATGGACCGGATCAGTGCCGCCAATGTCTCCCATCTACTGGAGCAGCTCAAGAAAGAGTTCCAATACGTCGTGGTGGATACGGCGCCGGGTTTGGGTGAACATGTGTTGGCCACACTCGAACAGGCCACGGATGCCGTTTGGATTTGCGGCATGGACGTACCGAGCATCCGGGGAATGCGTACAGGTTTCCAAATCCTTGATGAGCTAAACCTCGTCCCGGAGATGCGCCACATTGTGGTGAACATGGCGGACCGCCGGGCGGGGTTGAGCTTGAAGGATGTTGAAGCCACCATCGGGGCGCCTGTTGACGTGGTGCTGCCTCGTTCCAAGACCCTTCCCTTCTCGACGAATAAGGGTGTTCCTGTCCTGCAGGACGGAGGCCGGGACCCGGCACTTAAAGGGCTGCGGCAGTTGGTTGACCGCTTCAGGCCAGATTGGGAAAGCAGACCCCACAAGCAACTTCACAGAAGGGCGGTAGTGCAATGAGTCTTTCGGACCGGTTCCAGAAGCTTCGCGGCGATTCAGCGTTCGAGCAGGAAGTGGAACCCCGCGCTTCTGCAGATGTGTTTGCTGTGCCCGCCCAGCCAGCCACCCTTGGTCGGATTCTCGAAGCCAAGACGGCGGCCGAAGCGCAGCCGGGCTCCTCCGAGGTTCCACAAATCGCATCGGTGGCCAGCGATGCTTTGAACTCGCTCAAAGAGCGCGCGAGCCAGGCTTTGTTTGAAAGACTCGGCGCACGGATTACCGATTCGTCCATTGACGAGGCCGAGCTCCATCAGTCGGTCAAGGATGAGCTCAAAGCCGTCGTCGAGGCGGAACAGATTCCGCTTACCGCCCTCGAACGCCAGCGGCTAATCCGGGACATCGTTGACGATGTCCTCGGACATGGACCCATTCAACGTTTTCTTGACGACCCTGCAGTAACGGAAGTCATGGTCAACCGCTTTGACCAGATATACGTTGAACGCCAGGGACAGCTTCACCTCACGGACACGAAGTTCACATCTGATGATGCGCTGCGTCGGGTTATCGAGCGCATTGTATCCAATGTCGGTCGTCGTATCGATGAATCATCGCCCTTGGTTGATGCGAGACTTGCCGACGGATCCCGGGTCAATGCCATCATTCCACCTTTGGCGGTAAACGGGCCGGCTCTGACCATACGTAAATTCGGCCGTGATCCGTTGACTGTTCATAATCTGATCGCCATGGGCAGCCTTTCGCCGGAAATGGCCGAACTGCTTAGGGCCTGCGTTCTCGCCCGACTCAACATCATTGTTTCGGGTGGAACGGGAACCGGTAAGACAACGTTGTTGAACGTCCTTTCATCATTCATCCCCGCTGCGGACAGAATCGTCACCATCGAAGATGCCGTGGAACTCCAACTGCAGCAGGACCACGTGGTTCGTCTCGAGAGCCGGCCACAAAACATTGAGGGCAAAGGCGAAGTCTCAATCCGCGATTTGGTCCGGAATTCCCTTCGTATGCGCCCCGATCGCATAGTGGTTGGCGAGGTTCGCGGAGGTGAATGTCTCGACATGCTTCAAGCCATGAACACCGGCCACGACGGTTCCATCTCCACCGTGCACGCCAATTCTCCCAGGGATGCCATCGCACGATTGGAGACCCTCGTGTTAATGGCGGGCATGGACCTTCCTTTGCGTGCCATCAGGGAACAAGTGGCATCCGCAGTGAACCTCATCGTCCACATCTCGCGGCTGCGCGATGGCAGCCGACGCGTTACCCACATCACAGAAGTGCAAGGGATGGAGGGAGATGTGGTCACGCTTCAGGATGCCTTCGTATTCGACTATTCAGCTGGAGTTGACGCAAGCGGCCGATTCCTAGGAAAACCAATTCCGACCGGCGTCCGCCCACGTTTTACCGATCGCTTCGCCGAGCTTGGCATCCCGATTTCGCCTGCTGTCTTCGGCGGCCAAGCCGTCAGGGGGCGGTGAAGTGGATTCCGATCAGTCTCCCCTCCTCCTTGTCGGCGGACTTCTACTCTCCTATCTGGCTTTGGCCCTCTTGATTGCAGTCGCCTTTAGGTCCAGAACACAGCTGCCGTTGTCACGCCGACGGCCAGGCGACACAACGATCCACTCGTCGAACCTCACACGCCTGACAAACCAGGCCGTGGAATCGCTGAACAGGCGCATTCACCTGCGTCGGTTCTCAGTAGTCAGTACTGAGAAGTTTGAGAATGCGGGCCTGCGAAAACAGCCGGGCGATTATCTCCTGGCTGCTGGTTCTATCACTTTCGTGGCTGTCGTTTTTGGTTTCTTGCTCGGTGGTTTGCTCTTTTCGATTCTGCTGCTGGTTCTGACTCCAATAGGCCTGGTCCTGTTCCTAAATCTGCTCGTGGCTCGTCGGAGGAAGAACTTCGACGAGCAGGTACCCGACACTCTGAACATGCTGGCCGGTGGACTGCGAGCCGGGCACAGCCTTCTTCGCTCGATCGACGCTGCCGCCGAGGAAAATGAGGCACCGATGAAGGAAGAACTAAATCGGGTGGTCACTGAAACCAGGATCGGAAGGGACTTAGGTGAATCCCTTGCTGATGTGGGGACCAGGACGAACAATGACGACTTCCGGGCCATTACAAGGGCTATCGAAATTCACCGCGAAGTTGGCGGAGACCTCGCCCATGTGTTGGACAACGTGGGCGAAACTATCCGCGACCGAAACCAGATCAGGGGCCAGGTTCGGGCCTTGAGCGCCGAAGGGAGAATGTCCGCCATCGTTCTCATGGCACTCCCGGTTGTCATGTTCATTGGCCTCACGCTTTTCAACCCGCTCTATTCCAGGGTCTTTCTAACTACGGTTCCTGGTTACCTCATGATCGCCGTGGCCATCATTCTGCTGACTTTGGGCGGTTTTTGGCTCAGCAGACTCATCAAACCGAAGTTCTGAGAAAGGGAGCAACTCATGCAGACCATTGCTTACGCCGCCATACTGGCGGTAATTGCACCTCTCTCGGTCATGACTTGGCTGGCCTTCACCGGCGACCGTGCCGGGCTGCGGAACATCCAGTCAAACTTGGGGCGTATCGCCCGTCCTAACGGTTCAGCTTTCACCGCCAACGGACAACTTGAAGAATTCAGCAGGCGGGTCACACCCAAGGGCTACACGGCATGGCTGGACAAGCAACTTGCGGGTGCCGGGCGTCCGAAAGACTGGCCTCTTGGCCGCATCATCATGGTGAAGCCGCTCCTTGCCCTCTCAGGCGCGATGTTCGGCATCTTCCTGGTGGCAGCGGACCCTTCCGGGATAAAAGTATTCCTCATGGTCGTGATGACGGCCGTGGCCTATTTCCTTCCTGACATTTTGATTCGCAACTACGCGCAAAAACGCCGCGAACGCATCAAACTGGACCTCCCGGACACCTTGGATCAAATGCTCATCTCTGTGCAGGCCGGCCTCGGCTTCGAAACGGCGATGGCGCGGGCAGGACAGAACGGTAGCGGACCACTTGCTGACGAGCTCATCAGGACACTGCAGGACATCCAAGTGGGCCGGTCGCGTAAGGAAGCGTACGCCGCCATGGCAGAACGGGTAGACGTTCCCGATCTCCGATCGTTTGTCCGAGCCGTAGTGCAGGCAGACACCTACGGAATTGCCATAGCCAATGTGCTTAATGCCCAGGCGAAGGATATGAGGGTGAAGCGCCGCCAGCGAGCGGAGGAGCATGCGATGAAGATGCCAGTCAAGATGCTTTTCCCTCTGATCTTCTTCATCCTTCCCACATTGTTCGTTGTAGTACTGGGGCCAACAGTCCTCAGCATCATGGAAGTATTTGCGAACAAATAAACCCAGCACGCAGAAGCCTCGCGCCCCTGCGTCACAAAGACCGGACCCCCTCGGCACCCAGAACCGAGGGGGTCCTTTTGCGTGCCCAGCGCTCATGGAAAGACAGCATTAGCGCAGGAAAAACCCAGCGGCTGCGCATTGAAAGGGCACCCGGTAAAGGCTTTGCGCAGGATGCTGCAAGATCCGGTCAATGTCGCATCAAGCGTTGCTAACTTCGTTTCAGTGCTGGTGCAGGGCCAGCCGATCCGTCTCGCTCAGGAGTCAAAATGCTTTCTCTCTACACCACCCTCACGACCCGCCTTCGCAGCGAAAAGGGTGCAACTGCCGTTGAGTACGGCATCATGGTCGCGCTCATCGCCGTCGTCATCATCGCCGCCGTCACACTTCTCGGGGGAACGTTGACAGATCTCTTCACCCAGGTTCAGTGCACGATGACCAAGGGCACTTTCACCCCTGGTGTTGACGGTGCGGCCGCCACCTGCGCCGCTGCCGCTGGCTAAATAAGAAGTTCCGTTGGCAGAGTGGCGGGTGCGACGCTCCCCACCGCCACTCTGCTTTCGCTCAACAACAATGACCGGTCGAAAGGCACCATCATGTCCCGATCATCCGAACGCGGCGCAGCCGCGGTCGAGTTCGCGATCGTGGTGCCGGTCCTGGTCATGCTGCTGTTGGGCATCATGGAATTCAGCCGGGCCTACAACGCACAGGCCTCGCTATCGGCGGCCGCCCGCGAAAGTGTCCGCGTGATGGCCATTTCCAATGATCCTGTGGCATCGCGCACCGCAGCCAAGAATACGGCTATCGCTCTCAAGCCATCGCTCGCGGATTCCAACATCACCTTCAAGAATCTCGATTCGGGCACCGCAACTTGCGCGTCGGGCACCCGAATGAAGGTCACCATCACCTACACCCTCTCAACCATGACTGGAATAGCAGGACCCTTCACCATGACAGGGCAAGGAGCCATGCTGTGCGGAGGCTGAAACTACCCCCTGAAAACAAGGACATCGAACGCGGCGCCGTGAGCGTCATTGTTGCGCTGATGCTGGTGGTCCTGCTCGGATTCGGTGCCATGGCGGTCGACGTGGCAATGATGTACTCCGAGCGAACCCAGCTGCACAACGGAGCCGACTCCGCCGCGCTGGCTATCGCGCAGAAATGTGCCAAGAATCCCAACGATTCGGACTGTTCCAACACTTCGTCTCTGGCTAAAACCCTGGCGAACAGTAACGCCAACGACGGCCTCAGCAACCTCAAGTCCGTTACGATCGACACGACAAACCGCAAGGTGTCGGTCTCAGTTGCATCCCAGGAGGCAGGGCACACGCCCAATCAGGTGTCCCTCTTCTTCGCCCGCGTCCTAGGGATCAACACGGCTGAGGTCAACGCGCCGGCATCCGTGCAGTGGGGCAGCCCCACCAAGGGCTTGGCTGCTTTTCCCATCACCGTTTCCGTCTGCCAGGTGCGAGGACAGACTGGCGTGCTGCAGCTGCTTCAGTTGCACGGTACCGGCGCCAACCCAAGCTGCAATTACGGTCCCTCCGGCGCAGCGGTGGAGGGTGGCTTCGGGGGTCTCAAACAGGATCCTTCGGCATGCGGCGCCACCATCGACATCTCGAAGAGCACCGCCGGCGGAGACACTGGAAACAACCCCCCGCCCTACTGCGACACCCTCTTGAATTCATGGGCGGCCGATATGACCGCCGGCAAAGACGTTATTGTTCTGATTCCCGTCTTCAACGCCGTCACCGGGACAGGAAATAATGCCGTCTTCGGGCTCACCACCTTTGCCGCTTTCAAGGTATCCGGTTGGAAATTCGGCCCCACAGGCCTTCCCTACACGTTCCGCAACAGGACGCCGGACGTACCGGCCGCGGTGCAGTGCCGGGAACCATGCCGCGGCATTATCGGCACCTTCGTCAAATACGTTTCCCTGGCCAACGGCTACACGCTGGGCCCAGTCAACCCGGACGGCGCCACCATTGTGGCAATAGCAAGCTAAAACGCAACACCCTATCTGTGAAAGCAACAGGAGCAGTCAGTGAAGTCACGTATGTTGGCCGGTGTATCAGCAGTGGTGCTGGCCATCATCGGAGCGGTTCTTATCGTCACCTACGCCCAAGGTGCCGACCAGCGCGCCATGAAGGACATGGACCCCACCGGGGTGATGGTTGTGACCAAGGCCGTGCCGGCCGGCGCTTCCCTCGACACCGTAAAAGCGTCCGTGACCATGCAACAGGTACCCGCCACTGCTGTTTCGAAGACCGCCCTGAAAAACCTCGACGATTCAGCCGGCAAAGTCGCCGCCGTGGACCTGGTCCCCGGCGAGCAACTCCTGGCCGAACGACTGGTTGATCCGAAAGACGTCAAGTCCAGCGGTGCAGTAAAAGTGCCGGCCGGGTTGCAGGAAATCACCTTCGAACTCGAAGCCAAGCGTGTAGTGGGCGGCCGCATCGAGGCCGGGGACCACGTGGGTATCGGTTTCAGCTTTGGCGCGGGCGCTGACAAGACCAAACCAGGCGAAGGAACCACCCAGCTCACCCTCCGCAAGGTTCTTGTCACAGCGGTCCAGAGGGCCCCGCAACCAAGTGCCAAGCCCACGGATGGCACGAATCCCCAGGACACTACGCTCCCGCAGGGATCGTTCATGGTCACCGTCGCCGTGAATGACATCGACGCCACCAAGATCATCTACTCCTCGAACAACGGTGACCTCTGGCTCACCAAGGAGCCCCTTGACGCGCAGGACAACGGCGGCTTCATCGCCAGGAAGGACAACGTGTACAAATGAGCCGCTTCGTCCTCCTCTCCCCCAGCGGCGACTTCGACCAGAAGCTGCGTTCCGCCGTCGCCCATGGCCTGCGCGGCAGTGTGCAGACAATCTCGAGCGACATCCTCCCCGCCGGCCCGGCGGAACTGTTTGCCCTCCTCAACCAGGAACAGCCGGAGGTCCTCATCATCGGCCCCGACGTTCCCTATGAAGAGGCGTTGCGTTTCGCCAAGGTCTTCGACGTCCAGTTTCCGGGCCTCAGCCTGGTCCTGGTCAGCGACGTGGACCCGTCCTTCCTCCTGCACGCCATGCGCGCCGGCATCCGGGACATCCTCAGCCCCCAGGCGGATGCAGCCGAAATACGGGTACTGCTGGAACGCGCCTGCCAGTCCTTTGCCACCAGGCACCGCGGGGCCGAACCGCAGCAATCAGAGAACGGCAAGGGCCTGGTCATCGGCGTCTTCTCCCCGAAGGGCGGCGTGGGCAAAACCACCCTGGCCACCAATATCGCCATCGGCCTGGGCCAGGTGGCGCCCATGAGCGTGGTCATCGTGGACCTGGACCTCCAGTTCGGGGACGTCGCCTCCGGCCTCTACCTCAACCCCGAACACACGGTCACGGACGCCGTCACCCCCGCCGCCGCCCAGGACTCCCTGGTCCTCAAGGCCTTCCTTACCGTGCATCCGGCCGGCATCTACGCCCTGTGCGCACCGCCCAACCCGGTGGACGCGGACCACATCACCCCGGACCAGGTCAGCCGGCTGCTGGAGCAACTGGCCCAGGAGTTCCAGTACGTGGTCATCGACACCGCCCCCGGCATGCCGGAAATCGGCCTCGCCGCCATGGAGCAGTGCACCGACGTGGTCTGGGTCAGCGCCATGGACATCCCCAGCCTCCGCGGCCTGCGCTCCGGACTGGAAGTCCTCCGCCAGCTGGACATCATGCCCGAATCCCGCCACGTGGTCCTGAACATGGCCGACGCCAAAGCCGGCCTGAACGTCCAGGACGTCGAATCCACCATCGGCGCCCCCGTGGACGTCAGCGTCCCACGATCCCGTGCCGTGGCGCTGTCCACCAACCGCGGCATCCCCGTCCTCCAGGAATCAAAGAAGGACCCCGCGGTTAAAAGCCTCCGCCAGCTCGTGGAGCGCTTCAACCCGGCCTGGCGCACGCAGACCCAAAGGAAGCTTCACCGAAGGGTGGTCATCTGATGAAACTCTCCGAACGCATCAACGCGGTCCAGGGCCGCAACCAGGCTTCTGCCGCGGGATCGGGGTCGGCCACGGCCCTGCTTGAGCCCCCGCAGCCGGCGCCTTCCCCAAGCGCCGCAGACGGTGCGGAACGGCACCTTCCGGCGCACGCCGCCGTCGTCCATCCAACGTACGACGACGGCGCGCAGCAGGTGCCCACGGCACCCCGGGTGGACGTCTTCGCAGCCATGAAGGACAGGGCGGCCACCGCCCTCTTCGAACGCATGGGCACGCGGTTCAACGACGCCGCGGTCACGGAACAGGAACTGCGGAGCACCGCCAAGAAGGAACTCACCCGCATCATCGACGCCGAGCAGGTGCCGCTGAC
Protein-coding regions in this window:
- a CDS encoding AAA family ATPase; amino-acid sequence: MSRFILITPDSEFEKLVRSATAGIHGDLHVFQADYLPESPGDILRQMVGEPPEVLMLGPGLPVEESLKLAAVMDLQYPEISVILAVTTTPETVLQAMRAGVRDLLDPGSDPDTIRVMLERASLAAAGRRRGLAPQTSEHADHADGRVIAVMSPKGGVGKTTVATNLAVGLGKGSPMSVVIVDLDLQFGDVASGLLLKPDFTITDAVMGAASQDSMVLKTYLTVHPAGIYALCAPNSPVEMDRISAANVSHLLEQLKKEFQYVVVDTAPGLGEHVLATLEQATDAVWICGMDVPSIRGMRTGFQILDELNLVPEMRHIVVNMADRRAGLSLKDVEATIGAPVDVVLPRSKTLPFSTNKGVPVLQDGGRDPALKGLRQLVDRFRPDWESRPHKQLHRRAVVQ
- a CDS encoding CpaF family protein; its protein translation is MSLSDRFQKLRGDSAFEQEVEPRASADVFAVPAQPATLGRILEAKTAAEAQPGSSEVPQIASVASDALNSLKERASQALFERLGARITDSSIDEAELHQSVKDELKAVVEAEQIPLTALERQRLIRDIVDDVLGHGPIQRFLDDPAVTEVMVNRFDQIYVERQGQLHLTDTKFTSDDALRRVIERIVSNVGRRIDESSPLVDARLADGSRVNAIIPPLAVNGPALTIRKFGRDPLTVHNLIAMGSLSPEMAELLRACVLARLNIIVSGGTGTGKTTLLNVLSSFIPAADRIVTIEDAVELQLQQDHVVRLESRPQNIEGKGEVSIRDLVRNSLRMRPDRIVVGEVRGGECLDMLQAMNTGHDGSISTVHANSPRDAIARLETLVLMAGMDLPLRAIREQVASAVNLIVHISRLRDGSRRVTHITEVQGMEGDVVTLQDAFVFDYSAGVDASGRFLGKPIPTGVRPRFTDRFAELGIPISPAVFGGQAVRGR
- a CDS encoding type II secretion system F family protein, encoding MESLNRRIHLRRFSVVSTEKFENAGLRKQPGDYLLAAGSITFVAVVFGFLLGGLLFSILLLVLTPIGLVLFLNLLVARRRKNFDEQVPDTLNMLAGGLRAGHSLLRSIDAAAEENEAPMKEELNRVVTETRIGRDLGESLADVGTRTNNDDFRAITRAIEIHREVGGDLAHVLDNVGETIRDRNQIRGQVRALSAEGRMSAIVLMALPVVMFIGLTLFNPLYSRVFLTTVPGYLMIAVAIILLTLGGFWLSRLIKPKF
- a CDS encoding type II secretion system F family protein, translating into MQTIAYAAILAVIAPLSVMTWLAFTGDRAGLRNIQSNLGRIARPNGSAFTANGQLEEFSRRVTPKGYTAWLDKQLAGAGRPKDWPLGRIIMVKPLLALSGAMFGIFLVAADPSGIKVFLMVVMTAVAYFLPDILIRNYAQKRRERIKLDLPDTLDQMLISVQAGLGFETAMARAGQNGSGPLADELIRTLQDIQVGRSRKEAYAAMAERVDVPDLRSFVRAVVQADTYGIAIANVLNAQAKDMRVKRRQRAEEHAMKMPVKMLFPLIFFILPTLFVVVLGPTVLSIMEVFANK
- a CDS encoding Flp family type IVb pilin → MLSLYTTLTTRLRSEKGATAVEYGIMVALIAVVIIAAVTLLGGTLTDLFTQVQCTMTKGTFTPGVDGAAATCAAAAG
- a CDS encoding TadE/TadG family type IV pilus assembly protein is translated as MSRSSERGAAAVEFAIVVPVLVMLLLGIMEFSRAYNAQASLSAAARESVRVMAISNDPVASRTAAKNTAIALKPSLADSNITFKNLDSGTATCASGTRMKVTITYTLSTMTGIAGPFTMTGQGAMLCGG
- a CDS encoding Tad domain-containing protein; this encodes MLVVLLGFGAMAVDVAMMYSERTQLHNGADSAALAIAQKCAKNPNDSDCSNTSSLAKTLANSNANDGLSNLKSVTIDTTNRKVSVSVASQEAGHTPNQVSLFFARVLGINTAEVNAPASVQWGSPTKGLAAFPITVSVCQVRGQTGVLQLLQLHGTGANPSCNYGPSGAAVEGGFGGLKQDPSACGATIDISKSTAGGDTGNNPPPYCDTLLNSWAADMTAGKDVIVLIPVFNAVTGTGNNAVFGLTTFAAFKVSGWKFGPTGLPYTFRNRTPDVPAAVQCREPCRGIIGTFVKYVSLANGYTLGPVNPDGATIVAIAS
- a CDS encoding RcpC/CpaB family pilus assembly protein, producing the protein MKSRMLAGVSAVVLAIIGAVLIVTYAQGADQRAMKDMDPTGVMVVTKAVPAGASLDTVKASVTMQQVPATAVSKTALKNLDDSAGKVAAVDLVPGEQLLAERLVDPKDVKSSGAVKVPAGLQEITFELEAKRVVGGRIEAGDHVGIGFSFGAGADKTKPGEGTTQLTLRKVLVTAVQRAPQPSAKPTDGTNPQDTTLPQGSFMVTVAVNDIDATKIIYSSNNGDLWLTKEPLDAQDNGGFIARKDNVYK
- a CDS encoding AAA family ATPase — translated: MSRFVLLSPSGDFDQKLRSAVAHGLRGSVQTISSDILPAGPAELFALLNQEQPEVLIIGPDVPYEEALRFAKVFDVQFPGLSLVLVSDVDPSFLLHAMRAGIRDILSPQADAAEIRVLLERACQSFATRHRGAEPQQSENGKGLVIGVFSPKGGVGKTTLATNIAIGLGQVAPMSVVIVDLDLQFGDVASGLYLNPEHTVTDAVTPAAAQDSLVLKAFLTVHPAGIYALCAPPNPVDADHITPDQVSRLLEQLAQEFQYVVIDTAPGMPEIGLAAMEQCTDVVWVSAMDIPSLRGLRSGLEVLRQLDIMPESRHVVLNMADAKAGLNVQDVESTIGAPVDVSVPRSRAVALSTNRGIPVLQESKKDPAVKSLRQLVERFNPAWRTQTQRKLHRRVVI